Proteins encoded in a region of the Inquilinus sp. KBS0705 genome:
- a CDS encoding GIY-YIG nuclease family protein, with amino-acid sequence MWNYNFYVYITTNAEKTVLYIGVTNDLNRRLYEHIEGRGNSRTFTGKYYCHYLIYYEHFSNIEHAIEREKEIKKWRREKKENLIASTNPEWNFLNKEIGD; translated from the coding sequence ATGTGGAACTATAACTTCTATGTTTACATTACAACCAATGCGGAAAAAACTGTATTGTACATTGGCGTAACAAATGATTTGAATAGAAGATTATATGAACACATAGAAGGCCGCGGGAATAGTAGAACATTCACCGGCAAATATTACTGTCATTACCTGATCTATTACGAACATTTTTCGAATATTGAACATGCAATAGAGCGCGAAAAGGAGATTAAAAAATGGCGGCGTGAAAAAAAGGAAAATTTAATCGCCTCAACCAATCCGGAATGGAATTTTCTAAATAAAGAGATAGGGGATTGA
- a CDS encoding c-type cytochrome, whose product MTINKKLFAVAALLGVIGIMAMAPAQPKDDDEGFKNLKVLPKNISKEQLHDVMEEWEHALGARCSFCHVRNEDTKKMDFVSDAKPEKEMARHMFQMMNKINKKYFGAKKGPDGMLMESGVNCNSCHRGTSHPEVVKASGGPGGPPPGAKPGEGPPPSQGGTPPTPPPSGGRE is encoded by the coding sequence ATGACCATTAATAAAAAATTATTTGCCGTAGCGGCCCTGTTAGGTGTAATAGGCATTATGGCCATGGCACCTGCCCAACCTAAAGATGATGACGAAGGATTTAAAAACCTTAAGGTTTTGCCTAAAAACATCTCGAAAGAACAATTGCATGATGTAATGGAAGAATGGGAGCATGCCTTAGGTGCACGCTGTAGTTTTTGCCATGTGCGTAACGAGGATACTAAAAAAATGGACTTTGTAAGCGATGCCAAACCCGAAAAGGAAATGGCGCGCCACATGTTCCAGATGATGAACAAGATCAATAAAAAATATTTTGGCGCCAAAAAAGGCCCCGACGGTATGCTGATGGAAAGCGGTGTTAATTGCAATAGCTGCCATCGCGGTACATCGCACCCCGAAGTGGTGAAGGCATCTGGTGGCCCGGGTGGCCCGCCGCCGGGAGCTAAACCAGGCGAAGGCCCGCCACCATCGCAAGGTGGTACGCCGCCAACACCTCCGCCATCGGGTGGCCGCGAATAA
- a CDS encoding SDR family oxidoreductase, with protein sequence MPITTTVITGATSGIGKETALALAQKGHAIYLLVRNTAKGEELKAYIIEHTKNKSIYVVECDLADLKSVQTAAELLKGSLLAINVLINNAGGIFTNYEESKDGFEMTFAVNHLGHFLLVQNLLPVLERGQTRIINVSSDAHKIGKPNFKDLKWKNRAYSAFTAYGTAKLFNIFFTRSLAIKYGPKGVTSFALHPGLVNTGFGAQLVGMGKMLMWLMRPFMISAEEGAKTTVYLATAGRVDAKSGKYFKNREVKGTSAAAASEDGRNKLWELSMSLVEPFLS encoded by the coding sequence ATGCCTATCACTACTACAGTTATTACCGGTGCAACATCCGGTATCGGAAAAGAAACAGCATTGGCCCTTGCACAAAAGGGGCATGCTATTTACCTGCTGGTGCGCAATACCGCCAAAGGCGAAGAGCTTAAAGCGTATATTATTGAGCATACAAAAAATAAAAGCATTTACGTGGTAGAATGCGACCTTGCCGACCTAAAAAGCGTGCAAACAGCTGCCGAATTACTTAAGGGTAGTTTGCTGGCCATTAATGTACTTATTAATAATGCCGGTGGCATATTTACTAATTACGAAGAAAGTAAAGACGGCTTTGAAATGACCTTTGCCGTAAACCACTTAGGGCATTTTTTACTGGTGCAAAACCTGTTGCCGGTGTTAGAGCGCGGGCAGACACGTATAATCAACGTAAGTTCTGACGCGCATAAAATAGGCAAGCCCAACTTCAAAGATCTGAAATGGAAAAACAGGGCATATTCTGCCTTTACCGCTTATGGTACAGCCAAGCTGTTCAATATATTTTTCACCCGGTCGCTTGCTATAAAGTATGGCCCTAAGGGCGTTACCTCATTTGCACTGCACCCCGGCCTGGTGAATACAGGCTTTGGCGCTCAACTTGTGGGGATGGGCAAAATGTTGATGTGGCTGATGCGGCCATTTATGATATCGGCAGAAGAAGGGGCAAAAACCACTGTTTACCTGGCAACCGCAGGCCGTGTTGATGCCAAAAGCGGCAAGTATTTTAAAAATCGCGAGGTTAAGGGCACATCGGCAGCTGCTGCCAGCGAAGATGGGCGTAACAAACTTTGGGAGTTAAGCATGAGCTTAGTTGAGCCATTTTTAAGTTGA
- a CDS encoding BlaI/MecI/CopY family transcriptional regulator has translation MEKLSQQEEEAMQAVWQAGTGFIKDFLDQLNEPKPPYTTLASTVKNLERKGFVSSEKMGNSYRYTPAINEEEYKKRFMSGFVSDYFKNSYKDLVTFFANEKKISAVELKEIIQLIEKP, from the coding sequence ATGGAAAAACTATCCCAACAAGAAGAAGAAGCTATGCAGGCCGTATGGCAGGCCGGCACCGGTTTTATTAAAGATTTTCTTGATCAGCTTAACGAGCCTAAGCCGCCCTACACTACCCTTGCATCAACCGTTAAAAACCTGGAGCGCAAAGGCTTTGTAAGTAGCGAAAAAATGGGCAACTCGTACCGCTACACCCCTGCTATTAATGAGGAAGAATATAAAAAACGCTTTATGAGCGGTTTTGTAAGCGACTATTTTAAAAACTCGTATAAAGACCTGGTTACCTTTTTTGCCAACGAAAAAAAGATAAGCGCGGTTGAGTTGAAAGAGATCATACAACTGATAGAAAAACCTTAA